GCTTAATGCTCCTTGTCTTGGTAGTCCTCTGTGGATTTTCCTTTGCGACGGGCCAGGGTGAAATACCCGGAACAAAGGAAGAGATCGCGTTGTCGATGGGAGTATTTGGGGACCTCGAATCCGCTTACAACGAAGTGAAAAACTCCGATGGTTTCAAGGCACGATTCCCTAAATTAACTCTCACTTTCCAGTCTTCAGATTTTGGCGGACATCACGATAGACTGATTACACAGATCGCAGCCGGTGTCGGAGCGAACGACATCGAAGCTCTGGAAATTGGTTATATCGCCCGTTTCGTACGAGAAGGCGGTTTCACGGATCTTTCAGTCGCGCCGTTTAACGGCAAACAGGCCGGAAAAGACCTTGTGAAGTTCGGCATGTCGAATGCAACGACGACAGACAATAAACTCGTCGCCCTGCCCGTCGATATCGCCCCCGCCGTATTTTTCTACCGCAAAAGCGTATCGGATGAAATGGGTGTCGATCTTGTCGGTATAAAATCATGGGACGATTACATCGAAAAAGGAAAGCAGTTGACAATCGACAAGGACGGCGACGGTACGATCGATCAGTATGCGCTTACGAATCCCATGGACGTCTCGATGATTCCGTTGAACGGTGGGAAAGGCGACTGGTTCAAGGGCCAGGAACCCCTCGAGCCGGCAAGAAGATTCAAGGAAGTGCTTTCCCTTTGCAAGGAAATACGGGATTCCGGCATCGACGCGAATTTCCCCTCATGGTCGGGCGAATGGATCAATTCATTCAAGGAAGGCATCGTCGTGACAATGTTTTCCGGGGCATGGCTCGGCGGTCACCTGAAAAACTGGATGGCCCCCGACACGGCCGGCGACTGGAGAGTCGATTATCCGCCGGGGAAAGTGTTCGCTTCA
The Spirochaetales bacterium DNA segment above includes these coding regions:
- a CDS encoding extracellular solute-binding protein, which translates into the protein MKRLSLMLLVLVVLCGFSFATGQGEIPGTKEEIALSMGVFGDLESAYNEVKNSDGFKARFPKLTLTFQSSDFGGHHDRLITQIAAGVGANDIEALEIGYIARFVREGGFTDLSVAPFNGKQAGKDLVKFGMSNATTTDNKLVALPVDIAPAVFFYRKSVSDEMGVDLVGIKSWDDYIEKGKQLTIDKDGDGTIDQYALTNPMDVSMIPLNGGKGDWFKGQEPLEPARRFKEVLSLCKEIRDSGIDANFPSWSGEWINSFKEGIVVTMFSGAWLGGHLKNWMAPDTAGDWRVDYPPGKVFASYGGSYIGIPEQTKSENKPAAWEVVKYFCTSPDAQLITFKTTDAFPALVTVFDDPVMSEPVDFYGGQKVRLIFQDIGKNIPIQNVSEYDAIAVDIFNNAIKAVVDDGVPIDQAYNTAKQEIKNQM